One window of the Clostridium sp. MB40-C1 genome contains the following:
- a CDS encoding YwmB family TATA-box binding protein produces the protein MSKNTKVSIIIFIFLSVILNHKISYGYKNLDLFSCILDESKGCVEECGVKTHFKTYKNGQELHNDFITQISKEYKNYSEKISRDKGNIIIRFQDEHSEGHIEFNNDSEEKNVSLQIIQKNHQNNTQDLKDKIEKLTSHMTKEKTLWWIYLKAKLNDKDNISCINEKIVNHLESEGITALSTIKIQNGYSSSAYTGKYKPIKNGDKLIDFNFAVCKYSSGNYIIIGTPEIFVPY, from the coding sequence ATGTCAAAAAACACTAAAGTATCTATAATAATATTCATTTTTTTATCAGTTATATTAAATCACAAAATTTCTTATGGATATAAAAATTTGGATTTATTTAGTTGTATACTTGATGAATCTAAGGGTTGTGTAGAAGAATGTGGTGTAAAAACTCATTTTAAAACTTACAAAAATGGACAAGAACTTCACAATGATTTTATTACTCAAATAAGTAAAGAATATAAAAATTATAGTGAAAAAATTTCTAGAGATAAAGGCAATATTATAATAAGGTTTCAGGATGAACACAGCGAAGGGCATATAGAATTTAATAATGATAGTGAAGAAAAAAATGTATCATTACAAATTATACAAAAAAATCATCAGAACAACACACAGGATCTAAAAGATAAAATTGAAAAATTAACTAGTCATATGACAAAAGAAAAAACACTATGGTGGATATATTTAAAGGCTAAGTTAAATGATAAAGATAATATAAGTTGTATTAATGAAAAAATAGTTAATCATCTTGAAAGTGAAGGAATAACAGCTCTTTCTACGATTAAAATTCAAAATGGATACAGTTCATCAGCATATACTGGTAAATATAAACCTATAAAAAATGGAGATAAGTTAATTGATTTTAATTTTGCAGTATGTAAATATTCATCAGGAAATTATATTATTATTGGAACCCCAGAAATATTTGTACCATATTAG
- a CDS encoding M23 family metallopeptidase has translation MENKDKNKKASFFEREGFYIILFVCLCIVAVVAALTTKNNKRVQSKPQTAQVQKVDVKEENDVAKALKEETQKKTYNNAVEVKKGTQSKTVARKTQIEPVKNGSKGLAVSKSKDPNFIKPVDGEVVMKYSLVPIHWETSGTDRPHFGINIKAKAGAPVKAVSDGEVKSVEEGAFGVTVTIYHPEYGKRTVYANLDKNVKVKVGDKVSQGKEIGKVGTTAIRGSNEKYGKEFLHFEVLKGSKGDAQSTSENPEKYVKY, from the coding sequence ATGGAAAACAAAGACAAAAATAAAAAAGCATCATTTTTTGAAAGAGAGGGCTTCTATATAATTCTATTTGTATGCTTATGTATAGTTGCAGTTGTAGCAGCTTTAACAACAAAGAATAACAAAAGAGTTCAGAGTAAGCCTCAGACAGCACAGGTTCAAAAGGTTGATGTAAAAGAGGAAAATGATGTTGCAAAAGCATTGAAAGAAGAGACTCAAAAAAAGACTTATAACAATGCAGTGGAAGTTAAGAAAGGAACTCAAAGCAAAACAGTAGCACGTAAAACTCAGATAGAACCTGTAAAAAATGGAAGTAAAGGTTTAGCAGTTTCTAAATCTAAAGATCCTAATTTCATAAAACCTGTAGATGGTGAAGTAGTTATGAAATATTCATTAGTTCCTATTCATTGGGAAACTTCAGGAACAGATAGACCACACTTTGGAATAAACATAAAGGCTAAAGCAGGGGCTCCTGTAAAAGCTGTAAGTGATGGAGAGGTTAAGTCTGTTGAAGAAGGAGCTTTTGGAGTAACTGTAACTATCTATCATCCAGAATACGGTAAAAGAACCGTATATGCTAACTTAGATAAAAATGTAAAAGTTAAAGTAGGAGATAAGGTTAGCCAAGGAAAAGAAATAGGAAAAGTAGGAACAACAGCTATAAGAGGATCTAATGAGAAGTACGGAAAAGAATTCTTACATTTTGAAGTACTTAAAGGTTCAAAAGGTGATGCTCAATCTACAAGTGAAAATCCTGAAAAATATGTAAAATATTAA
- the spoIIID gene encoding sporulation transcriptional regulator SpoIIID, with the protein MKDYIEERVMEVAKYIIESKATIRKTAKVFGVSKSTIHKDMTERLPKINPQVAKAAKDVLDLNKSERHIRGGKATKMKYKTLEG; encoded by the coding sequence TTGAAAGATTACATTGAAGAAAGAGTTATGGAAGTTGCTAAATACATTATTGAATCAAAAGCTACTATAAGAAAAACAGCCAAGGTTTTTGGAGTAAGTAAAAGTACTATACACAAAGATATGACAGAGAGGTTGCCTAAAATAAACCCGCAGGTAGCGAAAGCTGCTAAAGATGTTTTAGATTTAAATAAGTCAGAAAGACATATTAGAGGTGGTAAAGCAACTAAAATGAAGTATAAAACTTTAGAAGGTTAA
- the murA gene encoding UDP-N-acetylglucosamine 1-carboxyvinyltransferase, whose translation MKEILVKGGKRLNGEIDISSAKNAVLPIIACSMLCEETCVINKAPLLKDVFVICDVLKSVNSNISIEKDRIVIDNSNLKNIEPDSDLVKKMRASFLVMGPMISRFGKFRISLPGGCNIGTRPIDLHLKGFSALGAEIKLGHGYVEVYANKLIGNKIYLDFPSVGATENIMMAAILAEGETIIENAAGEPEVQDLANFLNAMGAKISGAGTNNIKIQGVKKLRGIEYTPIPDRIEAGTYMVGAAITRGKIKINGIREEHLKPIIAKLREVGVDIESLGESIMVDGDREFSPIDIKTMPYPGFPTDMQAQMMSLLCTIKGTSLITETIFENRFMHVGELKRMGANIKIDGRCAVIEGVDILTGCDVKATDLRAGAALIIAALASEGYTKVGNIYHIERGYVDIDGKFRKLGAYIEKVEVE comes from the coding sequence ATGAAAGAGATATTAGTTAAGGGTGGTAAAAGATTAAATGGAGAAATAGATATAAGCTCTGCTAAAAATGCTGTACTTCCTATCATTGCGTGCAGTATGCTGTGTGAAGAGACTTGTGTAATAAATAAAGCGCCACTGCTTAAGGATGTTTTTGTTATATGTGATGTTTTGAAATCTGTTAATTCCAATATAAGTATTGAAAAAGACAGGATAGTTATTGATAATTCAAATTTAAAAAATATTGAACCTGATAGTGATCTAGTAAAGAAGATGAGGGCATCTTTTTTAGTAATGGGGCCAATGATCTCAAGATTTGGTAAATTCAGAATTTCTCTACCAGGTGGTTGTAACATAGGCACTAGACCTATTGATTTGCATTTAAAGGGGTTTAGCGCATTAGGGGCAGAAATAAAATTAGGTCATGGTTATGTAGAGGTTTATGCTAATAAATTAATAGGAAATAAAATATATTTAGATTTTCCTTCTGTAGGTGCTACAGAAAATATAATGATGGCAGCTATTTTAGCTGAAGGAGAAACTATAATAGAAAATGCTGCAGGAGAGCCCGAAGTTCAAGATTTAGCAAATTTTCTAAATGCTATGGGAGCAAAAATAAGTGGAGCAGGAACAAATAATATTAAGATACAGGGAGTAAAAAAATTAAGAGGAATCGAATATACTCCTATACCTGATAGAATAGAAGCAGGCACTTATATGGTGGGAGCTGCAATAACAAGAGGCAAAATAAAAATAAATGGAATCAGAGAAGAACATTTAAAGCCTATTATTGCAAAATTAAGAGAAGTAGGAGTGGATATAGAAAGCTTAGGCGAAAGTATAATGGTAGATGGAGACAGAGAATTTAGTCCTATTGATATTAAAACTATGCCTTATCCAGGTTTTCCAACAGATATGCAAGCTCAAATGATGAGCTTATTATGTACTATAAAAGGAACAAGTTTAATAACAGAAACTATTTTTGAAAATAGGTTTATGCATGTAGGGGAGCTTAAAAGGATGGGTGCGAATATAAAAATTGATGGTAGATGTGCTGTAATTGAAGGAGTAGATATACTTACTGGATGTGATGTTAAAGCCACAGATTTGAGAGCTGGAGCAGCTCTCATAATTGCAGCACTTGCTTCAGAAGGATATACTAAGGTTGGAAACATATATCATATAGAGAGGGGATATGTTGATATAGATGGCAAGTTTAGAAAATTAGGTGCTTATATTGAGAAGGTTGAAGTTGAATAA
- the spoIID gene encoding stage II sporulation protein D, with product MKKIFLSIGIFICFTLILSILIVGIDNKVQIKHKNNKSDQMKTLQEKNTILDNYDIKDLNIDVYITKDKKIKTMNIEEYVMGVVAGEMPANFHPEALKAQAVAARTYGLAHLEKFGAAKKAKSTEGDVNDTIAFQVYMNKQDRMDSWPQKYAQEYWNKLKVAVEETEGEVLAYDNKLVMAPYYFSTSSGKTEDAVDVFGKDIPYLKSVDSPGEEEANKYKSQFRYTYNDFINNLSSIVSSSKLTPSTLKDQIKILERSKGGSVKQIKIVDKNISGAKFRSLFGLSSSNFSIEFEQNSICINCTGYGHGVGMSQWGAYSMAKQGGKYKDILKHYYNGVDVVKFNVKK from the coding sequence ATGAAAAAAATTTTTTTGAGTATAGGTATATTTATATGTTTCACATTAATTTTATCAATATTAATTGTTGGCATTGATAATAAAGTTCAAATAAAACACAAAAATAATAAAAGTGATCAAATGAAAACATTGCAAGAAAAAAACACTATATTAGATAATTACGATATAAAAGACTTAAATATAGATGTGTATATTACAAAAGATAAAAAAATAAAAACAATGAATATAGAGGAATATGTTATGGGAGTTGTAGCTGGTGAAATGCCTGCTAATTTTCATCCGGAAGCATTAAAAGCTCAAGCTGTAGCAGCTAGAACATATGGACTTGCTCATTTAGAGAAATTTGGAGCAGCGAAGAAGGCAAAGTCTACTGAGGGGGATGTTAATGACACTATTGCTTTTCAAGTATATATGAATAAACAAGATAGAATGGATTCATGGCCTCAAAAATATGCACAAGAATATTGGAATAAGTTAAAAGTTGCGGTAGAAGAAACAGAAGGAGAAGTTTTAGCTTATGATAATAAATTAGTTATGGCACCTTATTATTTTTCTACAAGTAGTGGAAAGACAGAAGATGCTGTGGATGTTTTTGGCAAAGATATTCCATATTTAAAAAGTGTAGATAGTCCAGGCGAAGAAGAGGCAAATAAGTATAAATCTCAATTTAGGTATACTTATAATGATTTTATTAATAATTTAAGTAGTATAGTATCTTCAAGTAAACTAACACCTAGTACATTAAAGGATCAAATTAAAATATTAGAGAGAAGTAAGGGTGGAAGTGTAAAACAGATAAAAATAGTAGATAAAAATATTAGCGGGGCTAAGTTTAGAAGCTTATTTGGATTATCTTCTTCAAACTTTTCTATAGAATTTGAACAAAATAGCATTTGCATTAATTGCACTGGATATGGACATGGTGTAGGAATGAGTCAATGGGGTGCATATTCTATGGCAAAACAAGGAGGAAAATATAAAGATATATTAAAGCATTACTATAATGGAGTAGATGTTGTAAAATTTAATGTAAAAAAATAG